In Topomyia yanbarensis strain Yona2022 chromosome 2, ASM3024719v1, whole genome shotgun sequence, one DNA window encodes the following:
- the LOC131686122 gene encoding luciferin sulfotransferase-like: MESKVFEYIDITDPIHLATNTERAEEDYILVKAKSCEKVPIKNWDPPAYCYTRRFQNYEKELFNFEVKKDDVWVSSFPKSGTTWCQEMVWLICHGLDFSAAKSEPLSTRFPFLEVSLIHDTKGEINSFERARDMPSPRFIKTHLAVSMLPKQYWDVLPKTVHIHRNVKSVALSYFHHSKRIFYRGTKEEFIRSFMKDLQFYSPIHAHVIGYHSLKNCRNILFLKYEDMKSNLRGCVETVCRFFDRSYSDEELDLLCQHLSFDSMKQNLACNYEDKNNDAWESKSRDERFIRRGEIDSWKDELSLEIVEELNQWTNDTVKNLDQMHLFL, from the exons ATGGAATCGAAAGTGTTTGAATACATTGACATAACTGATCCAATTCATCTAGCAACTAACACTGAAAGAGCGGAAGAAGACTATATTTTGGTAAAAGCCAAATCATGTGAAAAAGTTCCAATTAAAAACTGGGATCCACCTGCCTATTGCTACACGAGAAG ATTCCAGAATTATGAAAAGGAGCTGTTCAATTTTGAAGTTAAGAAGGATGATGTTTGGGTGTCTTCATTTCCAAAAAGTGGAACTACATGGTGCCAGGAGATGGTGTGGCTCATTTGTCATGGTCTAGATTTCTCTGCAGCCAAATCAGAGCCACTCTCAACCCGTTTTCCATTTCTAGA AGTAAGCCTAATTCATGATACAAAAGGTGaaataaattcatttgaaagAGCCCGTGATATGCCATCGCCTCGATTTATAAAAACACACTTAGCGGTATCGATGCTGCCGAAACAGTATTGGGATGTCCTGCCGAAAACAGTCCATATACATCGAAATGTAAAATCTGTGgctctttcttattttcatcaTTCAAAAAGAATTTTCTATCGAGGTACTAAAGAGGAGTTTATCAGATCGTTCATGAAAGATCTGCAATTTTATTCACCTATACATGCACACGTTATAGGTTATCATTCGTTGAAAAATTGTAGAAATATATTGTTTCTGAAATACGAAGACATGAAATCAAATCTCAGAGGTTGTGTGGAAACCGTCTGTCGTTTCTTCGATCGTTCGTATAGCGACGAAGAATTGGATCTCTTATGTCAACATCTTTCTTTCGATTCAATGAAACAAAACTTGGCATGTAATTATGAAGATAAAAACAATGATGCTTGGGAAAGCAAGAGCCGCGACGAAAGGTTTATTCGCAGGGGAGAAATTGATAGCTGGAAGGATGAATTATCGTTGGAGATTGTGGAAGAACTAAATCAGTGGACCAATGATACAGTAAAAAATTTAGATCAGATGCATTTATTCCTATAG